The Pseudanabaena sp. PCC 6802 genomic interval GCAAGCAAAGCAATCGATTAACTATCCTCTCGTTCATACTAACTACTGGTTATCGGCATGGATAGGCTTAGAACTGCGCAAGCACAGCCAGATACAACTAGTGCATACTTATCACTCGCTTGGAGCCGTAAAGTATCGCTCTGTGAACGATCTGCCCGCGATCGCAGATGTTCGCCTCAGCGTAGAAAAGCAGATTCTCGAACAGGCAGATTGTGTCGTGGCAACCAGCCCGCAGGAGCACGAAAACATGCGCGATCTGGTCTCGACATTGGGCAATATCGAGGTCATCCCTTGCGGTACCGATACCAGTAACTTCTATTTGATGCCAAAGTCTGAAGCTCGCGATCGCTTAGGTTTCGATCCACATGACAAGATCGTTCTCTATGTCGGTAGATTCGATCCTCGTAAGGGAATTGAAACTGCTGTAAGAGCGTTTGCCAAAATGCAACCCGAGCTTGATGCATTCAGATCTGAGAAGTTCAAGCTGGTTATCGTAGGCGGAAGTTCCCACGATCGCACCGATGGCATAGAGAGAGCTAGAATCGAGCAAATCGTGCGGGAAGAAGGCATATCAGAGCAGGTTGTATTTGCCGGTCAAATCGGTCACGATCTCCTACCTCTCTACTACTCTGCTGCCGATGCCTGTGTAATTCCCAGCCATTACGAGCCGTTTGGTTTAGTGGCGATCGAGGCGATGGCATGCGGTACTCCTGTGGTAGCTTCTAACGTCGGAGGGCTAAAGTTTACGGTGTTACCTGAAGAAACTGGCTTACTGGTGCCGCCGAAGGATGTAGCAGGGTTTGCTCGTGCAATCCAAAGGATTTTGGGTGATGAGGTATGGGCAAGAAAGCTGAGAAGACAAGCTTCTGCTAACGTCAGCCAGCGATTTAGTTGGAACGGTGTCGGCATTCAGCTTAGCAACCTGTATCGCCGCATGTTGGCGCAGTCGATCGCGCTAGAGCCTGTAAGTGCAAAGCTGTCCGGCCTCAGAGAAACCCCTGTCGTACCTTTAAAAGGCAAGACCGTGCGGACAAAGCTATCTGGTGCGGTTTAGCTGGCTAAGCTTTGGGGTATATTGTTTAGGAATGTACTACATGTCCTGAATCCTAAAAATCTAGATGAAGCCGACCGTCAGTCTGCTCAGTACGCATAGCTATGCAATTGATTCCCTCGCGATCGCTCTAGAAAAGTTACTGGAGCCTTGCGGGGGAATCGGTACTATGGTTAAACCCGGCGATCGCGTTTTGCTGAAGCCCAACCTGCTCACGGGCGCTCGCCCCACCAAAGAATGCGTGACTCGCCCCGAACTCATCTATTGCGTGGCAAAGATGGTGCAGGCAGCAGGCGGCAAGCCCTTTTTAGGCGACAGTCCGGCGTTTGGTAGTGCGATGGGGGTGGCACGGGCAAATGGCCTAGCAGAAATGGCAGCGGAGCTAAATTTGCCGATCGTAGAATTTCACGGACATCGCTATGAAACTGGCGGTGAATTGCAGCATCTCCGCCTCAGTAAGGAGGCAATGGGCGCTGACGTGGTAATTAATTTACCGAAGCTCAAATCCCACATGCAGCTTACTTTGACTATGGGGGTGAAAAACCTCTTCGGTTGCGTGCCTGGCAAGATGAAAGCCTGGTGGCACATGGAAGCAGGTAAAGACGTGCATAAGTTTGCCAATATGCTGATCGAAACCGCCCAGGCGATCGCGCCGCAACTCACGATTATCGACGGCATCATCGGTCACGAAGGCAACGGGCCTAGCGCTGGCGAACCGAGAGACCTGGGCGTATTGGGGGCAGCAACAGATGTTTTCGCCCTGGATCGGGCGATCGCCGCCATCCTGTGTGTCGATCCCGATCGAGTACCGACCATAGCCGCAGCCATCCGCATGGGTTTGTGTAGCGAACGCATTGAGGAGCTCGAGGTCGTAGGCGCAACGATCGAGCAATTGCGCGTTCCTGACTGGAAATTGCCAACGGAGATTATACCAATCGATTT includes:
- a CDS encoding glycosyltransferase family 4 protein, which translates into the protein MLNLNRQPIALISDHADPAANIGAEEAGGQNVYVRQVGEKLAALGWQVDMFTRKSNPEDADIVEHAPHCRTIRLKAGPLEFIPRDKLFDYMPEFVQSFRAWQAKQSINYPLVHTNYWLSAWIGLELRKHSQIQLVHTYHSLGAVKYRSVNDLPAIADVRLSVEKQILEQADCVVATSPQEHENMRDLVSTLGNIEVIPCGTDTSNFYLMPKSEARDRLGFDPHDKIVLYVGRFDPRKGIETAVRAFAKMQPELDAFRSEKFKLVIVGGSSHDRTDGIERARIEQIVREEGISEQVVFAGQIGHDLLPLYYSAADACVIPSHYEPFGLVAIEAMACGTPVVASNVGGLKFTVLPEETGLLVPPKDVAGFARAIQRILGDEVWARKLRRQASANVSQRFSWNGVGIQLSNLYRRMLAQSIALEPVSAKLSGLRETPVVPLKGKTVRTKLSGAV
- a CDS encoding DUF362 domain-containing protein; the protein is MKPTVSLLSTHSYAIDSLAIALEKLLEPCGGIGTMVKPGDRVLLKPNLLTGARPTKECVTRPELIYCVAKMVQAAGGKPFLGDSPAFGSAMGVARANGLAEMAAELNLPIVEFHGHRYETGGELQHLRLSKEAMGADVVINLPKLKSHMQLTLTMGVKNLFGCVPGKMKAWWHMEAGKDVHKFANMLIETAQAIAPQLTIIDGIIGHEGNGPSAGEPRDLGVLGAATDVFALDRAIAAILCVDPDRVPTIAAAIRMGLCSERIEELEVVGATIEQLRVPDWKLPTEIIPIDFGLPRIMRSTFKHLYIKFIKEPISAYART